A single genomic interval of Terriglobus albidus harbors:
- a CDS encoding TonB-dependent receptor — MSPRTPALRGYRLYAALLSSLTWLSLLPNELYAQVDTGSISGVVSDSTGAVIPDADLILREEKTGIVLHLHSGQDGYFNFSPVKLGIYTLTVSQQGFKQSVTEHLEVTIQSRLEVRPCLEAGSTSEVVEVITENPLLDTRSSSVQQLVSEHSINALPLNGRNATFLAQLSPGVTFAQNDSRNLQASGSFTANGARRTQNNYLLDGMDDNAAIADLVNQAQYVVLPPPDAIREFTVQTSTYSAEFGHSAGAVLNVSTKSGANTLHGNVWEYLRNSALDAKDYFVLPTQDKPAFRQNQFGGTLGGPVVIPHLYDGHNRTFFFLDYQGSRIAQGRTYTQTVPTLAEHNSSYTNLQDLIALQSGSRSDALNRSFPVGTVFDPSTTRQLPASGVDPVTGLTGTPSGYVRDPFYSGSLVGVTNFTTAANKARLNQIPRSRLADNAIALLNLYPQPTSTGLQNNYVTSPINRTTTDSGDIRFDEAFSSADTTFVRYSIVKTQQTIPSPFPGVADGSASRPSNGNTQSQNIALSETHIFSPHIVNEARVGYSRVRDVRLQLGADTLDIPAQYGIPGIPQVQGNGGLPQFTFGQLSSLGAPGTLPSDKSSKIAQFTENLTLDKARHQIRTGVEYQHIAFPTLTPSTSRGSFANNGSYTSVVANTDGSTDRAQFLLAPLTSTPGTLRSLGGSNTVSASSFSPIFNLVRQYVGAYVQDSWKTTDKLTLNFGLRWEFLGIPTETGGRFANFVPAQTGDTSDGVSRFYIPQSQVANVPSAFQNLLATDGIAFTPIPDKVMGYASNKNFAPRVGFSYQALERLVIRGGYGLFFQGYENHGLSISPWVNFPFQVTTSYTAGSSVTPVTADNSVGPLSQGLQNVPLNPASATLGSISLFGEPRNPKTTYSQAFNLQLQYQLTPRTIVFLGYVGSNAKHIQSSFSTNTVSTILAPTANTKSNSFFKDFAVGGNYNARNASQNYNSLQAGVEHRLSRGFSLLANFTYSKCLGTARDLLDNGVGGYRAPYVSGYGIGADYAACDIDVRRIFHTSGTYELPFGKGKRYATTGVARALAGGWSANWIFTAQDGQPLSVACTTTTAAGLGCFALKVPGQDPYAGSHNVKQFLNPAAFANPAVGSLGGAPAQVSGPPFRRLDFSVFRRFSLSDVRYFEFRAESFNLTNTPNFAQPGSLNFTSPSTFAQISATRDNPNDPRELQASLKFYF, encoded by the coding sequence ATGTCCCCCCGCACACCCGCTTTGCGCGGATATCGTCTGTACGCGGCTCTCTTGTCGTCATTGACCTGGCTTTCCCTGCTGCCGAATGAGCTGTATGCCCAGGTTGATACCGGCTCCATCAGCGGTGTGGTCAGCGATTCGACGGGAGCCGTAATTCCTGATGCCGACCTCATTCTGCGAGAAGAGAAGACCGGCATAGTCCTGCATCTTCACTCAGGACAGGACGGTTACTTCAACTTCAGCCCCGTGAAGCTGGGAATCTATACTCTCACCGTCTCGCAGCAGGGCTTCAAACAGAGCGTCACGGAACACCTCGAGGTCACGATTCAGTCCAGACTTGAGGTTCGTCCGTGCCTTGAAGCCGGCTCGACCTCTGAGGTTGTCGAGGTCATAACGGAGAATCCGTTGCTCGATACGCGTTCTTCCAGCGTGCAGCAACTAGTCAGTGAGCACAGCATCAACGCGCTGCCTCTCAATGGCCGCAATGCGACTTTTCTGGCGCAGCTTTCGCCGGGCGTGACCTTTGCACAGAATGACAGCCGCAACCTGCAGGCCAGTGGCTCATTCACTGCCAATGGAGCCCGCCGTACCCAGAACAACTATCTGCTCGATGGCATGGACGACAACGCCGCCATTGCCGACTTGGTCAACCAGGCGCAGTATGTGGTGCTTCCGCCGCCGGATGCCATTCGCGAGTTTACGGTGCAGACCAGCACGTACTCGGCGGAGTTTGGTCACTCAGCCGGAGCGGTGCTGAACGTCAGTACCAAGTCCGGCGCAAATACGTTGCACGGCAATGTGTGGGAGTATCTGCGTAACAGTGCGCTCGATGCGAAGGACTATTTCGTACTGCCGACCCAGGATAAGCCGGCATTCCGTCAGAACCAGTTCGGTGGAACGCTCGGTGGGCCGGTCGTAATTCCGCATCTCTACGATGGCCATAACCGCACCTTCTTCTTCCTTGACTACCAGGGAAGCCGCATCGCCCAGGGCAGAACCTACACGCAGACGGTTCCCACACTGGCGGAGCACAATAGCAGCTACACCAATCTGCAGGACCTCATTGCGCTGCAGTCGGGTTCGCGTAGCGATGCGTTGAACCGCAGCTTTCCGGTAGGCACCGTCTTCGATCCCTCGACGACACGTCAGCTTCCGGCAAGCGGTGTTGATCCGGTTACAGGTCTTACCGGCACGCCCAGCGGCTATGTGCGTGATCCCTTCTATAGCGGATCCCTTGTTGGCGTGACCAACTTCACGACAGCAGCAAACAAAGCCCGTTTGAATCAGATCCCACGTAGCCGTCTTGCGGACAACGCCATTGCGCTGCTCAATCTCTATCCACAGCCGACGAGCACAGGCCTGCAGAACAATTACGTCACCAGCCCCATCAATCGCACGACGACCGACAGCGGAGATATTCGTTTCGATGAGGCCTTCAGTTCTGCAGACACGACCTTTGTGCGATACAGCATCGTCAAGACACAGCAGACGATCCCTAGTCCATTTCCCGGAGTAGCCGATGGCTCGGCCTCACGTCCCAGCAATGGCAACACCCAGTCACAGAACATCGCGCTGAGCGAGACGCATATCTTCAGCCCGCATATCGTGAACGAAGCCCGTGTCGGCTACAGCCGCGTACGTGATGTCCGGTTGCAGCTTGGTGCTGATACGCTCGATATCCCCGCACAGTACGGTATTCCCGGTATCCCGCAGGTGCAGGGCAATGGAGGTCTGCCGCAGTTTACCTTCGGCCAACTCTCATCACTGGGTGCGCCTGGCACACTGCCCAGCGACAAATCCAGCAAGATCGCACAGTTTACCGAAAACCTCACGCTCGATAAGGCTCGGCACCAGATTCGCACTGGCGTCGAGTACCAGCACATTGCCTTTCCCACACTGACACCCAGCACTTCGCGCGGCAGCTTCGCTAACAACGGCAGCTATACCTCGGTCGTCGCCAATACGGATGGCTCGACTGACCGTGCGCAATTCCTTCTGGCTCCGCTGACGTCCACACCGGGAACGCTGCGCAGTCTTGGCGGATCGAATACTGTTTCGGCCTCCAGCTTCTCGCCGATCTTCAATCTGGTACGCCAGTATGTCGGTGCCTATGTGCAGGACAGTTGGAAGACTACCGATAAGCTCACTCTCAACTTCGGTCTGCGCTGGGAGTTCCTTGGTATACCGACGGAGACGGGCGGACGCTTCGCGAACTTCGTTCCGGCACAGACTGGCGATACCAGCGATGGCGTCTCTCGCTTCTATATCCCGCAATCGCAGGTCGCAAATGTCCCGTCTGCTTTCCAGAACCTGCTGGCAACAGATGGCATTGCCTTCACACCCATTCCTGACAAGGTCATGGGGTATGCATCAAACAAAAACTTTGCCCCACGCGTGGGCTTCTCCTACCAGGCCCTCGAGCGGTTGGTGATTCGCGGCGGCTATGGACTCTTCTTCCAGGGCTATGAGAACCACGGTCTCAGCATCAGCCCCTGGGTAAACTTCCCCTTCCAGGTCACTACCAGCTATACGGCCGGCAGCTCGGTGACACCGGTTACGGCCGACAACTCCGTAGGTCCACTCTCGCAGGGCCTGCAGAATGTCCCGCTTAATCCTGCTTCGGCAACGCTCGGTTCCATCTCGCTCTTCGGTGAGCCGCGCAACCCCAAGACCACCTATAGCCAGGCATTCAACCTGCAGCTCCAATACCAGCTCACGCCGCGGACTATCGTCTTTCTTGGCTACGTAGGTAGCAACGCGAAGCACATTCAGTCGAGCTTCTCCACCAATACTGTCAGCACGATCCTTGCGCCGACTGCGAACACCAAGTCGAACTCCTTCTTCAAGGACTTCGCTGTGGGCGGCAACTATAACGCTCGCAATGCGTCGCAGAACTACAACTCATTGCAGGCCGGCGTCGAGCATCGCCTGAGCCGCGGCTTCAGCCTTCTGGCCAACTTCACCTACTCCAAGTGCCTGGGAACGGCGCGTGATCTGCTGGACAACGGTGTCGGCGGCTATCGCGCACCATATGTCTCCGGCTACGGCATTGGAGCAGACTACGCCGCCTGTGATATCGATGTCCGCCGCATCTTTCACACCAGCGGAACCTATGAGCTGCCCTTCGGCAAAGGCAAGCGCTACGCCACCACAGGGGTTGCACGGGCACTCGCAGGCGGATGGTCCGCCAACTGGATCTTTACCGCTCAAGATGGGCAGCCGTTGTCCGTAGCCTGCACCACGACGACGGCCGCCGGTCTCGGCTGCTTTGCTCTGAAGGTTCCGGGGCAGGATCCTTACGCGGGCTCGCACAACGTGAAGCAGTTCCTCAACCCGGCGGCATTTGCGAACCCGGCTGTGGGTAGCCTCGGCGGAGCTCCTGCCCAGGTCTCCGGCCCGCCGTTCCGCCGATTGGACTTCTCTGTCTTCCGCAGGTTTAGTCTGTCAGACGTCCGTTATTTTGAGTTCCGTGCGGAGAGCTTCAACCTCACCAATACTCCCAACTTTGCCCAACCCGGATCGCTGAACTTTACCTCGCCCAGCACCTTTGCGCAGATCAGCGCCACGCGCGACAATCCGAACGATCCGCGTGAGCTGCAGGCGAGCCTCAAGTTCTACTTCTAA